The following proteins come from a genomic window of Enterobacter chengduensis:
- the rpsK gene encoding 30S ribosomal protein S11, producing the protein MAKAPVRARKRVRKQVSDGVAHIHASFNNTIVTITDRQGNALGWATAGGSGFRGSRKSTPFAAQVAAERCAEAVKEYGIKNLEVMVKGPGPGRESTVRALNAAGFRITNITDVTPIPHNGCRPPKKRRV; encoded by the coding sequence ATGGCAAAGGCACCAGTTCGTGCACGTAAACGTGTAAGAAAACAAGTCTCTGACGGCGTGGCTCATATCCATGCTTCTTTCAACAACACCATCGTTACTATTACTGATCGTCAGGGTAACGCATTGGGTTGGGCAACAGCCGGTGGTTCCGGTTTCCGTGGTTCTCGCAAATCCACTCCGTTCGCAGCTCAGGTTGCAGCAGAGCGTTGCGCAGAAGCCGTAAAAGAATACGGCATCAAGAATCTGGAAGTTATGGTTAAAGGTCCGGGTCCGGGTCGTGAATCTACTGTTCGCGCTCTGAACGCCGCTGGTTTCCGCATCACGAATATTACTGATGTGACTCCGATCCCTCATAACGGTTGTCGTCCGCCGAAAAAACGTCGCGTATAA
- the rplV gene encoding 50S ribosomal protein L22 has translation METLAQHRHARSSAQKVRLVADLIRGKKVSQALDILTYTNKKAAVLVKKVLESAIANAEHNDGADIDDLKVAKIFVDEGPSMKRIMPRAKGRADRILKRTSHITVVVSDR, from the coding sequence ATGGAAACTTTAGCTCAACATCGCCATGCTCGTTCTTCTGCACAGAAGGTTCGCCTTGTTGCTGACCTGATTCGCGGTAAGAAAGTGTCGCAGGCCCTGGACATCCTGACCTATACCAACAAGAAAGCTGCGGTATTGGTCAAGAAAGTACTGGAATCTGCCATTGCTAACGCTGAACACAACGATGGCGCTGACATCGACGATCTGAAAGTCGCGAAAATTTTCGTAGATGAAGGCCCAAGCATGAAGCGCATTATGCCGCGTGCGAAAGGTCGTGCAGATCGCATCCTGAAGCGCACCAGCCACATTACTGTGGTTGTGTCCGATCGCTGA
- the rplN gene encoding 50S ribosomal protein L14, producing MIQEQTMLNVADNSGARRVMCIKVLGGSHRRYAGVGDIIKITIKEAIPRGKVKKGDVLKAVVVRTKKGVRRPDGSVIRFDGNACVILNNNSEQPIGTRIFGPVTRELRTEKFMKIISLAPEVL from the coding sequence ATGATCCAAGAACAGACTATGCTGAACGTCGCCGACAACTCCGGCGCACGTCGCGTAATGTGTATCAAGGTTCTGGGTGGCTCGCACCGTCGCTACGCAGGCGTAGGCGACATCATCAAGATCACCATCAAGGAAGCAATTCCACGTGGTAAGGTCAAAAAAGGTGATGTGCTGAAGGCGGTAGTGGTGCGCACCAAGAAGGGTGTTCGTCGCCCTGACGGTTCTGTCATTCGCTTCGATGGTAATGCATGCGTTATTTTAAACAATAACAGCGAGCAGCCTATCGGCACGCGTATCTTTGGGCCGGTAACTCGTGAACTTCGTACTGAGAAGTTCATGAAAATTATCTCTCTGGCACCAGAAGTACTCTAA
- the secY gene encoding preprotein translocase subunit SecY: MAKQPGLDFQSAKGGFGELKRRLLFVIGALIVFRIGSFIPIPGIDAAVLAKLLEQQRGTIIEMFNMFSGGALSRASIFALGIMPYISASIIIQLLTVVHPALAELKKEGESGRRKISQYTRYGTLVLAIFQSIGIATGLPNMPGMQGLVLNPGFAFYFTAVVSLVTGTMFLMWLGEQITERGIGNGISIIIFAGIVAGLPPAIAHTIEQARQGDLHFLLLLLVAVLVFAVTFFVVFVERGQRRIVVNYAKRQQGRRVYAAQSTHLPLKVNMAGVIPAIFASSIILFPATIASWFGGGTGWNWLTTISLYLQPGQPLYVLLYASAIIFFCFFYTALVFNPRETADNLKKSGAFVPGIRPGEQTAKYIDKVMTRLTLVGALYITFICLIPEFMRDAMKVPFYFGGTSLLIVVVVIMDFMAQVQTLMMSSQYESALKKANLKGYGR, translated from the coding sequence ATGGCTAAGCAACCGGGATTAGATTTTCAAAGTGCCAAAGGTGGATTTGGCGAGCTGAAACGCAGACTGCTGTTTGTTATCGGCGCGCTGATTGTGTTCCGTATTGGCTCTTTTATTCCGATCCCTGGTATCGATGCCGCTGTACTTGCCAAACTGCTTGAGCAACAGCGAGGCACCATCATTGAAATGTTCAACATGTTCTCTGGTGGTGCTCTCAGCCGTGCTTCTATCTTCGCACTGGGTATTATGCCGTACATTTCGGCATCTATTATTATCCAGCTGCTGACGGTCGTTCATCCGGCCCTGGCAGAGTTGAAGAAAGAAGGGGAGTCTGGACGTCGTAAGATTAGTCAGTACACCCGTTACGGTACTCTGGTGCTGGCAATATTCCAGTCGATCGGTATTGCTACCGGTCTGCCGAATATGCCTGGTATGCAGGGCCTGGTGTTAAATCCGGGCTTTGCATTCTACTTCACCGCTGTTGTAAGTCTGGTCACAGGGACAATGTTCCTGATGTGGCTCGGCGAACAGATTACTGAGCGTGGTATCGGTAACGGTATCTCAATCATTATCTTCGCCGGTATTGTTGCGGGCCTCCCGCCAGCCATCGCCCACACTATCGAGCAAGCGCGTCAAGGCGACCTGCACTTCCTCCTGTTGCTGTTGGTTGCAGTATTAGTATTTGCAGTGACGTTCTTTGTTGTCTTCGTTGAACGTGGTCAACGCCGCATTGTGGTGAACTACGCTAAACGTCAGCAAGGTCGTCGTGTCTATGCTGCACAGAGCACACATTTACCGCTGAAAGTGAACATGGCGGGGGTTATCCCGGCTATCTTCGCTTCCAGTATTATTCTGTTCCCGGCGACCATCGCGTCATGGTTCGGGGGCGGTACTGGTTGGAACTGGCTGACAACAATTTCGCTGTATTTGCAGCCTGGGCAACCACTTTATGTGTTACTCTATGCGTCTGCGATCATCTTCTTCTGTTTCTTCTACACGGCGTTGGTCTTCAACCCGCGTGAAACAGCAGATAACCTGAAGAAGTCCGGTGCATTTGTACCAGGAATTCGTCCGGGAGAGCAAACGGCGAAGTATATCGATAAAGTAATGACCCGCCTGACTTTGGTTGGTGCGCTCTATATTACTTTTATCTGCCTGATCCCGGAGTTCATGCGTGATGCAATGAAAGTACCGTTCTACTTCGGTGGGACCTCACTGCTTATCGTTGTTGTCGTGATTATGGACTTTATGGCTCAAGTGCAAACTCTGATGATGTCCAGTCAGTATGAGTCTGCATTGAAGAAGGCGAACCTGAAAGGCTACGGCCGCTAA
- the rpsC gene encoding 30S ribosomal protein S3, producing the protein MGQKVHPNGIRLGIVKPWNSTWFANTKEFADNLDSDFKVRQYLTKELAKASVSRIVIERPAKSIRVTIHTARPGIVIGKKGEDVEKLRKVVADIAGVPAQINIAEVRKPELDAKLVADSITSQLERRVMFRRAMKRAVQNAMRLGAKGIKVEVSGRLGGAEIARTEWYREGRVPLHTLRADIDYNTSEAHTTYGVIGVKVWIFKGEILGGMAAVEQPEKPAAQPKKQQRKGRK; encoded by the coding sequence ATGGGTCAGAAAGTACATCCTAATGGTATTCGCCTGGGTATTGTAAAACCATGGAACTCTACCTGGTTTGCGAACACCAAAGAATTCGCTGACAACCTGGACAGCGATTTTAAAGTACGTCAGTACCTGACTAAGGAACTGGCTAAAGCGTCTGTATCTCGTATCGTTATCGAGCGTCCAGCGAAGAGCATCCGTGTGACTATTCACACTGCTCGTCCTGGCATCGTTATCGGTAAGAAAGGCGAAGACGTAGAAAAACTGCGCAAGGTCGTAGCGGATATCGCTGGCGTTCCTGCACAGATCAATATCGCTGAAGTTCGTAAGCCTGAACTGGACGCTAAATTGGTTGCTGACAGCATCACTTCTCAGCTGGAACGTCGTGTTATGTTCCGTCGTGCTATGAAGCGTGCTGTACAGAACGCAATGCGTCTGGGCGCTAAAGGTATCAAAGTTGAAGTTAGCGGCCGTCTGGGCGGCGCGGAAATCGCACGTACCGAATGGTACCGTGAAGGTCGCGTACCGCTGCACACTCTGCGTGCTGACATCGACTACAACACCTCTGAAGCGCACACCACTTACGGTGTAATCGGCGTTAAGGTATGGATCTTCAAAGGTGAGATCCTGGGTGGTATGGCTGCTGTTGAACAACCGGAAAAACCGGCTGCTCAACCTAAAAAGCAGCAGCGTAAAGGCCGTAAATAA
- the rplR gene encoding 50S ribosomal protein L18 gives MDKKSARIRRATRARRKLKELGATRLVVHRTPRHIYAQVIAPNGSEVLVAASTVEKAISEQLKYTGNKDAAAAVGKAVAERALEKGISNVSFDRSGFQYHGRVQALADAAREAGLQF, from the coding sequence ATGGATAAGAAATCTGCTCGTATCCGTCGTGCGACCCGCGCACGCCGCAAGCTCAAAGAGCTGGGTGCAACTCGCCTGGTGGTACATCGTACCCCGCGTCATATTTACGCACAGGTAATTGCACCGAACGGTTCTGAAGTTCTGGTAGCTGCTTCTACTGTAGAAAAAGCTATCTCAGAACAATTGAAGTACACCGGTAACAAAGACGCCGCTGCAGCTGTAGGTAAAGCTGTTGCTGAACGCGCTCTGGAAAAAGGCATCAGCAATGTTTCCTTTGACCGTTCCGGGTTCCAATATCATGGTCGTGTCCAGGCACTGGCAGATGCTGCCCGTGAAGCTGGCCTTCAGTTCTAA
- the rpmC gene encoding 50S ribosomal protein L29 has protein sequence MKAKELREKSVEELNAELLNLLREQFNLRMQAASGQLQQTHLLKQVRRNVARVKTLLTQKAGA, from the coding sequence ATGAAAGCAAAAGAGCTGCGTGAAAAAAGCGTTGAAGAGCTGAACGCTGAGCTGCTGAACCTGCTGCGTGAGCAGTTCAACCTGCGTATGCAGGCTGCAAGTGGCCAGCTGCAACAGACTCACCTGCTGAAGCAAGTGCGTCGCAATGTTGCACGCGTTAAGACTTTACTGACTCAGAAGGCGGGTGCGTAA
- the rplX gene encoding 50S ribosomal protein L24: MAAKIRRDDEVIVLTGKDKGKRGKVKNVLSSGKLVVEGINLVKKHQKPVPALNQPGGIVEKEAAIQVSNVAIFNAATGKADRVGFRFEDGKKVRFFKSNSETIK, encoded by the coding sequence ATGGCAGCGAAAATCCGTCGTGATGACGAAGTTATCGTGTTAACCGGTAAAGATAAAGGTAAACGCGGTAAAGTAAAAAATGTTCTGTCTTCCGGCAAACTTGTCGTTGAAGGTATCAACCTGGTTAAGAAACATCAGAAGCCGGTTCCGGCCCTGAACCAACCAGGTGGCATCGTTGAAAAAGAAGCTGCTATTCAGGTTTCTAACGTTGCAATCTTCAATGCGGCTACCGGCAAGGCTGACCGTGTAGGCTTTAGATTCGAAGACGGCAAAAAAGTCCGTTTCTTCAAGTCTAACAGCGAAACTATCAAGTAA
- the rplW gene encoding 50S ribosomal protein L23 has product MIREERLLKVLRAPHVSEKASTAMEKTNTIVLKVAKDATKAEIKAAVQKLFEVEVEVVNTLVVKGKVKRHGQRIGRRSDWKKAYVTLKEGQNLDFVGGAE; this is encoded by the coding sequence ATGATTCGTGAAGAACGTCTGCTGAAGGTGCTTCGCGCACCGCACGTTTCTGAAAAAGCGTCTACTGCGATGGAAAAAACAAACACCATCGTTCTCAAAGTTGCTAAAGACGCGACCAAAGCAGAGATCAAAGCTGCTGTGCAGAAACTGTTTGAAGTCGAAGTCGAAGTCGTTAACACCCTGGTAGTTAAAGGGAAAGTTAAACGTCACGGACAGCGTATCGGTCGTCGTAGCGACTGGAAAAAAGCTTACGTCACCCTGAAAGAAGGCCAGAATCTGGACTTCGTTGGCGGCGCTGAGTAA
- the rplE gene encoding 50S ribosomal protein L5 — MAKLHDYYKDEVVNKLMTEFNYNSVMQVPRVEKITLNMGVGEAIADKKLLDNAAADLTAISGQKPLITKARKSVAGFKIRQGYPIGCKVTLRGERMWEFFERLITIAVPRIRDFRGLSAKSFDGRGNYSMGVREQIIFPEIDYDKVDRVRGLDITITTTAKSDEEGRALLAAFDFPFRK, encoded by the coding sequence ATGGCGAAACTGCATGATTACTACAAAGACGAAGTAGTTAACAAACTCATGACTGAGTTTAACTACAATTCTGTCATGCAAGTCCCTCGGGTCGAGAAGATCACCCTGAACATGGGTGTTGGTGAAGCGATCGCTGACAAGAAACTGCTGGATAACGCAGCAGCTGACCTGACAGCAATCTCCGGTCAAAAACCGCTGATCACCAAAGCACGCAAATCTGTTGCAGGCTTCAAAATCCGTCAGGGCTATCCGATCGGCTGTAAAGTAACTCTGCGTGGCGAACGCATGTGGGAGTTCTTTGAGCGCCTGATCACTATTGCTGTTCCACGTATCCGTGACTTCCGTGGCTTGTCCGCTAAGTCTTTCGACGGTCGTGGTAACTACAGCATGGGTGTCCGTGAGCAGATCATCTTCCCAGAAATCGACTACGATAAAGTCGACCGCGTGCGTGGTTTGGATATTACCATTACCACTACTGCGAAATCTGACGAAGAAGGCCGTGCTCTGCTGGCTGCCTTTGACTTCCCGTTCCGCAAGTAA
- the rplP gene encoding 50S ribosomal protein L16, whose product MLQPKRTKFRKVHKGRNRGLAQGTDVSFGTFGLKAVGRGRLTARQIEAARRAMTRAVKRQGKIWIRVFPDKPITEKPLEVRMGKGKGNVEYWVALIQPGKVLYEMDGVPEELAREAFGLAAAKLPIKTTFVTKTVM is encoded by the coding sequence ATGTTACAACCAAAGCGTACAAAATTCCGTAAAGTGCACAAAGGCCGCAACCGTGGTCTGGCGCAGGGTACGGATGTTAGCTTCGGCACTTTCGGTCTGAAAGCTGTTGGCCGTGGTCGTCTGACTGCACGTCAGATCGAAGCAGCACGTCGTGCAATGACCCGTGCAGTTAAGCGTCAAGGTAAAATTTGGATCCGTGTATTCCCGGACAAACCAATTACCGAGAAGCCGCTGGAAGTTCGTATGGGTAAAGGTAAAGGTAACGTGGAGTACTGGGTTGCCTTGATCCAACCGGGCAAAGTCCTTTATGAAATGGACGGTGTTCCGGAAGAGCTGGCCCGTGAAGCCTTCGGCCTGGCAGCAGCGAAACTGCCTATCAAAACCACCTTTGTAACTAAGACGGTGATGTAA
- the rpsS gene encoding 30S ribosomal protein S19, with protein sequence MPRSLKKGPFIDLHLLKKVEKAVESGDKKPLRTWSRRSTIFPNMIGLTIAVHNGRQHVPVFVTDEMVGHKLGEFAPTRTYRGHAADKKAKKK encoded by the coding sequence ATGCCACGTTCTCTCAAGAAAGGTCCTTTTATTGACCTGCACTTGCTGAAGAAGGTAGAGAAAGCGGTGGAAAGCGGAGACAAGAAGCCCCTGCGCACTTGGTCCCGTCGTTCAACGATCTTTCCTAACATGATCGGTTTGACCATCGCTGTCCATAATGGTCGTCAGCACGTTCCAGTCTTTGTTACCGACGAAATGGTTGGTCACAAACTGGGTGAATTCGCACCGACTCGTACTTATCGCGGCCACGCTGCTGATAAAAAAGCGAAGAAGAAATAA
- the rplF gene encoding 50S ribosomal protein L6, translating to MSRVAKAPVVIPAGVDVKIDGQVITIKGKNGELTRTLNKAVEVKHADNALTFGPRDGFVDGWAQAGTARALLNSMVVGVTEGFTKKLQLVGVGYRAAIKGNAVGLSLGFSHPVEHPLPAGITAECPTQTEIVLKGADKQLIGQVAADLRAYRRPEPYKGKGVRYADEVVRTKEAKKK from the coding sequence ATGTCTCGTGTTGCTAAAGCACCGGTCGTTATTCCTGCCGGCGTTGATGTAAAAATCGACGGTCAGGTTATTACGATCAAAGGTAAAAACGGCGAGCTGACTCGTACCCTCAACAAAGCTGTTGAAGTTAAACATGCAGATAACGCTCTGACCTTCGGTCCACGTGATGGTTTCGTGGATGGATGGGCTCAGGCTGGTACCGCGCGTGCCCTGCTGAACTCAATGGTTGTTGGTGTTACCGAAGGCTTCACTAAAAAGCTTCAGCTGGTTGGTGTAGGTTATCGTGCAGCTATCAAAGGGAATGCAGTAGGCCTGTCTCTGGGCTTCTCACACCCTGTTGAGCATCCGCTGCCGGCCGGTATCACTGCAGAATGTCCGACTCAAACTGAAATCGTGCTGAAAGGCGCTGATAAACAGCTGATCGGTCAGGTTGCAGCAGATCTGCGCGCCTACCGTCGTCCTGAGCCTTACAAAGGCAAGGGTGTTCGTTACGCCGACGAAGTCGTGCGTACCAAAGAGGCTAAGAAGAAGTAA
- the rplO gene encoding 50S ribosomal protein L15 — translation MRLNTLSPAEGSKKAGKRLGRGIGSGLGKTGGRGHKGQNSRSGGGVRRGFEGGQMPLYRRLPKFGFTSRKAAITAEIRLSDLAKVEGGVVDLNTLKAANIIGIQIEFAKVILAGEVSTPVTVRGLRVTKGARAAIEAAGGKIEE, via the coding sequence ATGCGTTTAAATACTCTGTCTCCGGCCGAAGGCTCTAAAAAGGCGGGTAAACGCCTGGGTCGTGGTATCGGTTCTGGCCTCGGCAAAACCGGTGGTCGTGGTCACAAAGGTCAGAACTCTCGTTCTGGCGGTGGCGTACGTCGCGGTTTCGAGGGTGGCCAGATGCCACTGTACCGTCGTCTGCCGAAGTTCGGCTTCACCTCTCGCAAAGCAGCGATCACAGCGGAAATCCGTCTGTCTGACCTGGCGAAAGTTGAAGGCGGCGTTGTAGACCTGAACACGCTGAAAGCAGCAAACATTATCGGTATCCAGATCGAGTTCGCGAAAGTGATCCTGGCTGGTGAAGTTTCTACTCCGGTAACTGTTCGTGGCCTGCGTGTTACTAAAGGTGCTCGTGCTGCTATCGAAGCTGCTGGCGGTAAAATTGAGGAATAA
- the rplB gene encoding 50S ribosomal protein L2: MAVVKCKPTSPGRRHVVKVVNPELHKGKPFAPLLEKNSKSGGRNNNGRITTRHIGGGHKQAYRIVDFKRNKDGIPAVVERLEYDPNRSANIALVLYKDGERRYILAPKGLKAGDQIQSGVDAAIKAGNTLPMRNIPVGSTVHNVEMKPGKGGQLARSAGTYVQIVARDGAYVTLRLRSGEMRKVEADCRATLGEVGNAEHMLRVLGKAGAARWRGVRPTVRGTAMNPVDHPHGGGEGRNFGKHPVSPWGVQTKGKKTRSNKRTDKFIVRRRSK; the protein is encoded by the coding sequence ATGGCAGTTGTTAAATGTAAACCGACATCTCCGGGTCGTCGCCACGTAGTTAAAGTGGTTAACCCTGAGCTGCACAAGGGCAAACCTTTTGCTCCGTTGCTGGAAAAAAACAGCAAATCCGGTGGTCGTAACAACAATGGCCGTATCACCACTCGTCACATCGGTGGTGGCCACAAGCAGGCTTATCGTATTGTTGACTTCAAACGCAACAAAGACGGTATCCCAGCAGTTGTTGAACGTCTTGAGTACGATCCGAACCGTTCCGCGAACATCGCGCTGGTTCTGTACAAAGACGGCGAACGCCGTTACATCCTGGCCCCTAAAGGCCTGAAAGCTGGCGACCAGATTCAGTCTGGCGTTGATGCTGCAATCAAAGCAGGCAACACCCTGCCGATGCGCAATATCCCGGTTGGTTCTACCGTTCATAACGTAGAAATGAAACCAGGTAAAGGCGGTCAGCTGGCGCGTTCCGCGGGTACTTACGTTCAGATCGTTGCGCGTGATGGTGCTTATGTCACCCTGCGTCTGCGTTCTGGTGAAATGCGTAAAGTCGAAGCAGACTGCCGCGCTACTCTGGGCGAAGTTGGCAATGCTGAGCATATGCTGCGCGTTCTGGGTAAAGCAGGTGCTGCACGCTGGCGTGGTGTTCGTCCTACCGTTCGCGGTACTGCGATGAACCCAGTCGACCACCCACATGGTGGTGGTGAAGGTCGTAACTTTGGTAAGCACCCGGTATCTCCGTGGGGCGTTCAGACCAAAGGTAAGAAGACCCGCAGCAACAAGCGTACTGATAAATTTATCGTACGTCGCCGTAGCAAATAA
- the rpmJ gene encoding 50S ribosomal protein L36, producing MKVRASVKKLCRNCKIVKRDGVIRVICSAEPKHKQRQG from the coding sequence ATGAAAGTTCGTGCTTCCGTCAAGAAATTATGCCGTAACTGCAAAATCGTTAAGCGTGATGGTGTCATCCGTGTGATTTGCAGTGCCGAGCCGAAGCATAAACAGCGCCAAGGCTGA
- the rpsN gene encoding 30S ribosomal protein S14: MAKQSMKAREVKRVALADKFFAKRAELKAIISDVNASDEDRWNAVLKLQSLPRDSSPSRQRNRCRQTGRPHGYVGKFGLSRIKLREAAMRGEVPGLKKASW, translated from the coding sequence ATGGCTAAGCAATCAATGAAAGCACGCGAAGTAAAGCGCGTAGCTTTAGCTGATAAATTCTTCGCTAAACGCGCTGAACTGAAAGCGATCATTTCTGATGTGAACGCTTCCGACGAAGATCGTTGGAATGCGGTTCTCAAGCTGCAGTCTCTGCCGCGTGATTCCAGCCCGTCTCGTCAGCGTAACCGCTGTCGTCAAACAGGTCGTCCACATGGTTATGTGGGCAAGTTTGGGTTGAGCCGTATCAAACTGCGTGAAGCCGCCATGCGCGGTGAAGTGCCAGGCTTGAAAAAGGCTAGCTGGTAA
- the rpmD gene encoding 50S ribosomal protein L30 produces MAKTIKITQTRSAIGRLPKHKATLLGLGLRRIGHTVEREDTPAVRGMVNAVYFMVKVEE; encoded by the coding sequence ATGGCAAAGACTATTAAAATCACTCAAACCCGCAGTGCAATCGGTCGTCTGCCGAAACACAAGGCAACGCTGCTTGGCCTGGGTCTGCGTCGTATTGGTCATACCGTTGAGCGCGAGGATACTCCTGCTGTTCGTGGTATGGTCAACGCGGTTTACTTCATGGTTAAAGTTGAGGAGTAA
- the rpsM gene encoding 30S ribosomal protein S13: protein MARIAGINIPDQKHAVIALTSIYGVGKTRSKAILAAAGIAEDVKISELSEEQIDTLRDEVAKFVVEGDLRREISMSIKRLMDLGCYRGLRHRRGLPVRGQRTKTNARTRKGPRKPIKK, encoded by the coding sequence GTGGCCCGTATAGCAGGCATTAACATTCCTGATCAGAAACATGCTGTGATCGCATTAACTTCGATCTACGGCGTCGGCAAGACCCGTTCTAAAGCCATTCTGGCTGCAGCGGGTATCGCTGAAGATGTTAAGATCAGTGAGCTGTCTGAAGAACAAATCGACACGCTGCGTGACGAAGTTGCCAAATTTGTCGTTGAAGGTGATCTGCGCCGTGAAATCAGCATGAGCATCAAGCGCCTGATGGATCTTGGTTGCTATCGCGGTTTGCGTCATCGTCGTGGTCTGCCAGTGCGCGGTCAGCGTACTAAGACCAACGCACGTACCCGTAAGGGTCCGCGCAAACCGATCAAGAAATAA
- the rpsH gene encoding 30S ribosomal protein S8: protein MSMQDPIADMLTRIRNGQAANKVAVTMPSAKLKVAIANVLKEEGFIEDFKVEGDTKPELELTLKYFQGKAVVESIQRVSRPGLRIYKKKDELPKVMAGLGIAVVSTSKGVMTDRAARQAGLGGEIICYVA from the coding sequence ATGAGCATGCAAGATCCGATCGCGGATATGCTGACCCGTATCCGTAACGGTCAGGCCGCGAACAAAGTTGCGGTCACCATGCCTTCCGCCAAGCTGAAAGTGGCAATTGCCAACGTGCTGAAGGAAGAAGGTTTTATCGAAGATTTTAAAGTTGAAGGCGACACCAAGCCGGAACTGGAACTTACTCTCAAGTATTTCCAGGGTAAAGCTGTTGTAGAAAGCATTCAGCGTGTCAGCCGCCCAGGCCTGCGCATCTATAAGAAAAAAGATGAGCTGCCAAAAGTTATGGCTGGCCTTGGTATCGCAGTTGTTTCTACCTCTAAAGGTGTTATGACTGATCGTGCAGCGCGCCAGGCTGGTCTTGGTGGCGAAATTATCTGCTACGTAGCCTAA
- the rpsE gene encoding 30S ribosomal protein S5 yields the protein MAHIEKQAGELQEKLIAVNRVSKTVKGGRIFSFTALTVVGDGNGRVGFGYGKAREVPAAIQKAMEKARRNMINVALNNGTLQHPVKGVHTGSRVFMQPASEGTGIIAGGAMRAVLEVAGVHNVLAKAYGSTNPINVVRATIDGLENMNSPEMVAAKRGKSVEEILG from the coding sequence ATGGCTCACATCGAAAAACAGGCTGGCGAACTGCAGGAAAAGCTGATCGCGGTAAACCGCGTATCTAAAACTGTTAAAGGTGGTCGTATTTTCTCCTTCACAGCTCTGACTGTAGTAGGCGATGGTAACGGTCGCGTTGGTTTTGGTTACGGTAAAGCGCGTGAAGTTCCAGCAGCGATCCAGAAAGCGATGGAAAAAGCCCGTCGCAATATGATTAACGTCGCGCTGAACAACGGCACCCTGCAGCACCCAGTTAAAGGTGTTCACACGGGTTCTCGTGTATTCATGCAGCCAGCTTCAGAAGGTACCGGTATCATCGCCGGTGGTGCAATGCGCGCCGTTCTGGAAGTTGCTGGGGTTCATAACGTTCTGGCCAAAGCATATGGTTCCACCAACCCGATCAACGTGGTTCGTGCAACTATTGATGGCCTGGAAAATATGAATTCTCCAGAAATGGTCGCTGCCAAGCGTGGTAAATCCGTTGAAGAAATTCTGGGGTAA
- the rpsQ gene encoding 30S ribosomal protein S17 codes for MTDKIRTLQGRVVSDKMEKSIVVAIERIVKHPIYGKFIKRTTKLHVHDENNECGIGDKVEIRECRPLSKTKSWTLVRVVEKAVL; via the coding sequence ATGACCGATAAAATCCGTACTCTGCAAGGTCGTGTTGTTAGCGACAAAATGGAGAAATCCATTGTTGTAGCTATCGAACGTATTGTGAAACACCCGATCTACGGTAAATTCATCAAGCGTACGACCAAACTGCACGTACATGACGAGAACAACGAATGTGGTATCGGCGACAAGGTTGAAATCCGTGAATGCCGTCCACTGTCCAAGACTAAGTCCTGGACGCTGGTTCGCGTTGTAGAGAAAGCGGTTCTGTAA